The following proteins come from a genomic window of Brachyspira pilosicoli:
- a CDS encoding rhamnan synthesis F family protein codes for MADKEIKRLVILAGYDKDNIIDDYVVYFIKELKKIADIIYVSNCYFNEKELSKISNYCIATICEPHGESDWGSYKRGFRYSRISKLLFNYDYLILVNDSIYGPFYDLKHIVETMELKNLDAWSMFYCFYDFVNLSHLQGYFVSIKKEVFLSEDFTFFMYSITKLHDKLDLIIHYETGLTKFFQKHNYKIGGYFDSLSIKTENDSNFPFHDAKEIIKLGFPFLKRSILLNPTVFSFTPDNLNEIIDLVKYSYDINMIKKNIERTSNIDFYSLTQKNTKIKELQNDKEIIYFSLLIINKFSLFSITGNYKYIKINFLGINITIKK; via the coding sequence ATGGCTGATAAAGAAATAAAAAGACTGGTTATATTGGCGGGTTATGATAAAGATAATATAATAGATGATTATGTAGTATACTTTATTAAAGAATTAAAAAAAATAGCTGATATTATTTATGTATCTAATTGTTATTTTAATGAAAAAGAATTAAGTAAAATATCAAATTATTGTATAGCAACAATATGTGAACCCCATGGAGAATCAGATTGGGGGTCATATAAAAGAGGATTTAGATATTCTAGAATATCTAAGTTATTATTTAATTATGATTATTTAATATTGGTTAATGATTCTATTTATGGTCCATTTTATGATTTAAAACATATAGTAGAAACAATGGAACTTAAAAATTTAGATGCATGGTCTATGTTTTATTGTTTTTATGACTTTGTAAATCTTTCACATTTGCAGGGATACTTTGTTTCAATAAAAAAAGAAGTTTTCTTATCTGAAGATTTTACATTTTTTATGTATTCAATAACAAAACTTCATGATAAATTAGATCTAATTATACATTATGAAACAGGATTAACAAAATTTTTTCAAAAACATAATTATAAAATAGGCGGATATTTTGACTCATTATCTATAAAAACAGAAAATGATTCTAACTTTCCTTTTCATGATGCAAAAGAAATTATTAAATTAGGTTTTCCTTTCTTAAAAAGAAGTATATTATTAAATCCAACAGTATTTTCATTTACTCCAGATAATTTAAATGAAATTATTGATTTAGTTAAATACTCTTATGATATTAATATGATTAAAAAAAATATAGAACGTACTTCTAATATAGATTTTTATTCTTTAACTCAAAAAAATACTAAAATTAAAGAATTGCAAAATGATAAAGAAATCATATATTTTTCATTACTTATAATAAATAAATTTTCATTATTTAGTATAACTGGTAATTACAAATATATAAAAATAAATTTTCTTGGTATAAATATAACTATAAAAAAGTAA
- a CDS encoding NAD-dependent epimerase/dehydratase family protein: MKKVIVTGINGLIGQYITEPLKELGFDVYGLSTKDIKYNKLNYIKININNSTELEDLFKSIKAEYLIHLAWDTKKGYLDSDNNFNLLASSINMLKYFKDNGGKKALFVGTCFEYKFKDTPLKENDSLEPITIYAKCKNYLRELSELYCNKHNINFCWGRIFYTYGNNENENRLFPYIINSLKNNQKVFINYSQLKKDYIFAGDIAKIIALLINSNINGIVNLCSGKAISLEEIALTIAKKFDKIDLLELKQLNTNEPKIIVGDNSILLDKLNFKNYLSIDKWLESI, encoded by the coding sequence ATGAAGAAAGTTATAGTTACAGGAATAAATGGTTTAATTGGACAATATATTACCGAACCTTTAAAAGAATTAGGTTTCGATGTTTATGGCTTAAGTACTAAAGATATTAAGTATAACAAATTAAACTATATAAAAATTAATATCAATAATTCTACAGAATTAGAAGATTTATTTAAATCTATTAAGGCTGAATATCTCATACATTTAGCTTGGGACACAAAAAAAGGTTATTTAGATTCTGATAATAACTTTAATTTATTAGCATCATCTATTAATATGCTTAAATATTTTAAAGATAATGGCGGAAAAAAAGCTTTGTTTGTAGGAACTTGTTTCGAATATAAATTTAAAGATACTCCATTAAAAGAAAATGATTCATTAGAACCTATTACTATATACGCTAAATGCAAAAATTATTTAAGAGAATTATCAGAATTATATTGTAATAAACATAATATTAATTTTTGTTGGGGGAGAATATTTTATACTTATGGTAATAATGAAAATGAAAATAGATTATTTCCTTATATAATTAATTCATTAAAAAATAATCAAAAAGTTTTTATAAATTATTCTCAATTAAAAAAAGATTATATATTTGCTGGTGATATTGCTAAAATAATCGCTTTATTAATAAATTCTAATATTAATGGTATAGTTAATTTATGTAGTGGAAAAGCTATTTCATTAGAAGAAATAGCTTTAACAATAGCTAAAAAGTTTGATAAAATAGATTTATTAGAACTTAAACAACTAAATACTAATGAACCTAAAATTATAGTTGGAGATAATTCTATATTATTAGATAAACTTAATTTTAAAAATTATCTTTCTATAGATAAATGGCTTGAGAGTATATAA
- a CDS encoding class I SAM-dependent methyltransferase, giving the protein MKCRHCQKELKCEFINLYNSPPSNSYLTKEELNYPEILYPLKIYVCDKCFLVQIDEYKKSNEIFNSNYAYFSSYSRSWLEHAKRYVEYMIPKLNLTSNSLVTEIASNDGYLLQYFKENNIPCVGIEPTHSTASVAREKGINVIEDFFGYELSKKLEKSDLILGNNVLAHVPDINDFVKGVKNLLKENGTATFEFPHLLNLINKNQFDTIYHEHFSYLSLITVKTIFESFDLKIYDVEELKTHGGSLRIFVSHKNNSIEISDNVNNVIENEMKYNLNNISGYTNFDSKVKKIKFDLLEFLLKAKKDNKKVVAYGAAAKGNTLLNYCGIRSDLINFVVDASPHKQNKYMPLSHIPIVSEDNIKIYKPDYVLILPWNIEEEIMEQLSYIRDWNAKFITAIPNLCIK; this is encoded by the coding sequence ATGAAATGTCGTCATTGTCAAAAAGAATTAAAATGTGAATTTATTAATTTATATAATTCTCCTCCTTCTAACTCATATCTAACTAAAGAAGAATTAAATTATCCAGAAATATTATATCCATTAAAAATATATGTATGTGATAAATGTTTTTTAGTACAAATAGATGAATATAAAAAAAGTAATGAAATTTTTAATTCCAATTATGCTTATTTTAGTTCATATTCACGTTCATGGTTAGAACATGCTAAAAGATATGTAGAATACATGATTCCAAAGCTTAATTTGACTTCAAATTCATTAGTTACAGAAATAGCAAGTAATGATGGATATTTGTTGCAATATTTTAAAGAAAATAATATCCCATGTGTAGGTATAGAACCTACACATTCTACTGCTAGTGTTGCTAGGGAAAAAGGGATTAATGTTATAGAAGATTTCTTTGGTTATGAATTATCTAAAAAACTAGAAAAATCTGATTTAATATTAGGAAATAATGTTTTAGCACATGTTCCTGATATTAATGACTTTGTTAAGGGTGTAAAAAATTTATTAAAAGAAAATGGTACTGCTACTTTTGAATTTCCTCATTTGTTAAATCTTATTAATAAAAATCAATTTGATACTATATATCATGAACACTTTTCATATTTATCTTTAATAACAGTAAAAACTATTTTTGAATCTTTTGATTTAAAAATATATGATGTTGAAGAATTAAAAACACATGGCGGAAGTTTAAGAATATTTGTATCACATAAAAATAATTCTATAGAAATAAGCGATAATGTCAATAATGTAATAGAAAATGAGATGAAATATAATTTAAATAATATAAGCGGATATACTAACTTCGATTCTAAAGTAAAAAAAATTAAATTTGATTTATTAGAATTTCTATTAAAAGCTAAAAAAGATAATAAAAAAGTTGTTGCTTACGGAGCAGCTGCTAAAGGTAATACATTACTTAATTATTGTGGTATTAGATCTGATTTAATAAATTTTGTCGTTGATGCTTCACCTCATAAACAGAATAAGTATATGCCTTTGAGCCATATACCAATAGTTTCAGAGGATAATATAAAGATATATAAACCAGATTATGTATTAATACTTCCTTGGAATATAGAAGAAGAAATTATGGAACAATTAAGTTATATAAGAGATTGGAATGCTAAATTTATTACAGCTATACCAAATCTATGTATAAAATAA
- a CDS encoding dTDP-4-dehydrorhamnose 3,5-epimerase family protein, protein MFIEKTNIDEAYIIQNNYIEDERGYFLRLFCNDELKKLGIDFEVKQSSLSYNKQKYTIRGMHYQKFPYAEIKVVRCLKGKIFDVIADIRKDSPTFGQYYSVELSENNCKMLYIPPYVAHGFQTLEDNTMVCYFMGASFVAEASSGFNWLDPFFNIRWPNLENVIISDKDKNMSLFNKK, encoded by the coding sequence ATGTTTATAGAGAAAACTAATATAGATGAAGCCTATATTATACAAAATAACTATATAGAAGATGAAAGAGGATATTTTTTAAGACTATTTTGTAATGATGAATTAAAAAAATTAGGTATAGACTTTGAAGTAAAACAATCTAGTCTAAGTTATAATAAACAAAAATATACCATAAGAGGAATGCATTATCAAAAATTTCCTTATGCAGAAATTAAAGTAGTAAGATGTTTAAAAGGTAAAATTTTTGATGTAATTGCAGATATAAGAAAAGATTCTCCTACATTTGGACAATATTATTCAGTAGAGCTTTCAGAGAATAATTGTAAGATGCTTTATATTCCTCCTTATGTAGCACATGGTTTTCAAACACTTGAAGATAATACAATGGTTTGTTATTTTATGGGAGCTTCTTTTGTTGCTGAAGCTTCTAGCGGATTTAATTGGCTTGATCCATTCTTTAATATAAGATGGCCAAATTTAGAAAATGTTATTATTAGTGATAAAGATAAAAATATGTCTTTATTTAATAAAAAATAA
- the rfbG gene encoding CDP-glucose 4,6-dehydratase produces MEKMVMKNIVNYFKNKKILITGHTGFKGSWFSKLLITLGSKVYGISLQQSKLSLYNLINLDNEMNSYIEDIRNFDNLKKIVDKINPDIIFHLAAQPLVIESYNRPIYTFETNVIGTINIMETIKNLNNIESVVIITTDKVYDNKEWVWAYRETDSLGGYDPYSASKTCAEIAIKSYRKSFFKNTNIVSARAGNVIGGGDFADNRIIPDIIRSIEKNISVELRNPNSVRPWQHVLDVIYGYILLAYNAANNKNISESYNFSPIDEGDKFTVEYITKQFIKDIGKGSYTINIQNTSKKEMGMLRLDSSLARKELNWNERFNTEEAIHQTAIWYKEYLNKSDIINITEKQIRNYIGI; encoded by the coding sequence ATGGAAAAAATGGTAATGAAAAATATAGTTAATTATTTTAAAAATAAAAAAATATTAATAACAGGACATACTGGTTTTAAAGGTTCTTGGTTTTCAAAATTATTAATAACTTTAGGTTCAAAAGTATATGGTATATCATTACAGCAAAGCAAATTATCTTTATATAATTTAATTAATTTAGATAATGAAATGAATTCGTATATAGAAGATATAAGAAATTTTGATAATTTAAAAAAAATAGTAGATAAAATAAATCCTGATATAATATTTCACCTAGCAGCTCAACCTTTGGTTATAGAAAGTTATAATAGGCCAATATATACATTTGAAACAAATGTTATAGGTACGATTAATATAATGGAAACTATAAAAAATTTAAATAATATAGAATCTGTTGTTATAATAACAACAGATAAAGTTTATGATAATAAAGAATGGGTTTGGGCATATAGAGAAACAGATTCTTTAGGTGGTTATGATCCTTATTCAGCATCTAAAACTTGTGCAGAAATAGCAATAAAAAGTTATAGAAAATCATTTTTTAAGAATACTAATATAGTAAGTGCAAGGGCAGGAAATGTTATAGGTGGGGGTGATTTTGCTGATAATAGAATTATTCCAGATATAATAAGATCAATAGAAAAAAATATTTCAGTAGAACTTAGAAATCCTAATAGCGTTAGGCCTTGGCAACATGTTTTAGATGTTATTTATGGATATATTTTATTAGCGTATAATGCAGCAAACAATAAGAATATATCAGAAAGTTATAATTTTTCCCCAATAGATGAGGGAGATAAATTTACTGTTGAATATATAACAAAACAATTTATAAAAGATATAGGTAAAGGAAGTTATACTATTAATATTCAAAATACTAGTAAAAAAGAAATGGGTATGTTGAGGTTAGATTCTTCTTTAGCTAGAAAAGAATTAAATTGGAATGAAAGATTTAATACAGAAGAAGCAATACATCAAACAGCTATTTGGTATAAAGAATATTTGAATAAAAGTGATATTATTAATATTACAGAAAAACAAATAAGAAATTATATAGGAATTTAA